A portion of the Staphylococcus felis genome contains these proteins:
- a CDS encoding NAD-dependent succinate-semialdehyde dehydrogenase: MSKLEVTNPSTGEVIQTLDFTSDEAITATIERAYKAFKSWRHVDAHERASLLWKWSSLIKAHRDDLARLITLEGGKPFKEAQGEVDYAVSYVDWYAEEAKRTYGRTIPANTPDKKIIIDKFPVGVVGAITPWNFPAAMITRKMAPALAAGCTIVCKPATQTPLTTIRLVELAHEAGIPEDAISYIIASGKDAGKHFTENTKVHKVTFTGSTGVGKKLIAQASEQVKNVTMELGGLAPLIVHKDADIEKAVEQTIASKFRNAGQTCICANRIYVHEDIAEAYEQQLIEAVHALKVGDGFDQDVKVGPLINEGAVEKVLDHINDAIAHGGELSRSLEDIKMGGNFLKPVVITNVNQNMKAMHEETFGPIAPVMRYSDLDTAIKYANDTEFGLAAYFFTNDYRTGLYIYNHLDYGVVGWNDGGPSAAHAPFGGMKESGYGREGAIEGIEPYLETKYLSIGLE, encoded by the coding sequence ATGTCAAAATTAGAAGTTACCAATCCTTCAACAGGTGAAGTGATTCAAACTTTGGATTTTACCTCAGATGAAGCTATCACAGCAACAATTGAACGTGCGTATAAAGCATTTAAATCATGGCGTCACGTTGATGCGCATGAACGTGCATCATTACTTTGGAAATGGTCATCATTGATTAAAGCACATCGAGATGACCTTGCTCGATTAATTACATTAGAAGGTGGTAAACCATTTAAAGAGGCACAGGGTGAAGTTGATTATGCTGTGTCGTATGTAGATTGGTATGCGGAAGAAGCCAAACGGACATATGGACGCACTATCCCTGCTAATACACCTGACAAGAAAATCATTATTGATAAGTTTCCAGTTGGTGTTGTCGGTGCGATTACACCATGGAATTTCCCAGCAGCAATGATTACTCGAAAGATGGCTCCTGCACTTGCAGCAGGTTGTACCATTGTATGTAAGCCAGCTACACAAACACCACTGACAACGATACGCCTTGTTGAGTTAGCGCATGAAGCTGGGATTCCAGAAGATGCTATTTCATATATTATTGCGAGTGGCAAAGATGCCGGCAAACACTTTACAGAAAATACGAAGGTTCACAAAGTGACATTTACGGGTTCAACTGGCGTTGGTAAAAAGTTAATTGCACAAGCGTCAGAACAAGTTAAAAATGTAACGATGGAATTAGGAGGACTTGCACCGTTAATTGTACACAAGGATGCTGATATTGAGAAAGCAGTCGAACAAACAATCGCATCAAAATTTAGAAATGCTGGTCAAACGTGTATTTGTGCAAATAGAATCTATGTCCATGAAGATATCGCAGAAGCGTATGAACAACAATTGATTGAAGCCGTACATGCACTCAAAGTAGGAGATGGTTTCGATCAAGATGTGAAAGTTGGACCGCTCATCAATGAAGGTGCTGTTGAGAAGGTGCTCGACCATATTAATGATGCCATTGCGCATGGTGGGGAGTTGTCGCGTTCGCTCGAGGATATTAAGATGGGCGGCAATTTCTTAAAACCTGTTGTCATCACAAATGTGAATCAAAATATGAAAGCAATGCATGAAGAGACATTTGGCCCCATCGCACCTGTTATGCGTTACAGTGATTTAGATACAGCGATTAAATATGCAAATGATACTGAATTCGGTTTGGCAGCGTACTTTTTTACGAATGATTATCGTACAGGTCTCTATATTTATAATCATTTAGATTATGGTGTTGTTGGATGGAATGATGGTGGACCATCAGCAGCGCACGCACCATTTGGTGGCATGAAGGAAAGTGGATACGGCCGTGAAGGTGCAATCGAGGGTATTGAGCCGTATTTAGAAACGAAATATTTATCAATCGGATTAGAATAA
- the dhaK gene encoding dihydroxyacetone kinase subunit DhaK — MKKLVQDKQHFLKDMLEGMQYANSDIEVIHDTIVVRQSKKQSGVAIVSGGGSGHEPAHAGYVASGMLDAAVCGEVFTSPTPDKVLDAIKAVNTGDGVLLIVKNYAGDVMNFEMAQEMAQMEGIDVETVIVRDDIAIEDVKQRRGVAGTVFAHKYAGYLADQGEALSTIQSKVATFIEDIRSIGMALTPPMVPTTGKYGFDIDEKDMEIGIGIHGEKGLKRIPVEPIQSITDQLVERLVEEVQDEEVIVMVNGMGATPLSELNIATKYVAQSLQSQGKTVQSWFVGDYMTSLDMQGFSITLVPYQEEISKALNAPTASQYFAN; from the coding sequence TTGAAAAAATTAGTTCAAGACAAGCAACATTTTCTTAAAGATATGTTAGAAGGGATGCAATATGCAAACTCAGATATTGAAGTCATTCATGATACGATTGTTGTCCGTCAATCCAAAAAGCAATCTGGCGTTGCTATCGTGTCAGGTGGCGGAAGTGGCCATGAACCGGCTCATGCGGGTTATGTCGCGAGTGGTATGTTAGATGCAGCTGTTTGTGGCGAAGTGTTTACATCACCAACGCCTGACAAAGTATTAGATGCGATTAAAGCAGTGAATACAGGAGACGGTGTACTGTTGATTGTCAAAAATTATGCAGGTGACGTGATGAACTTTGAGATGGCCCAAGAAATGGCGCAAATGGAAGGGATTGATGTTGAGACGGTCATTGTCAGAGATGATATCGCAATAGAAGATGTCAAACAGCGCCGTGGTGTTGCAGGAACAGTGTTTGCACATAAATATGCAGGTTATCTCGCTGATCAAGGTGAGGCACTTTCGACTATCCAATCTAAAGTCGCGACGTTTATTGAAGATATACGCTCGATTGGTATGGCCTTAACGCCACCAATGGTTCCAACTACAGGTAAATATGGTTTTGATATCGATGAAAAAGACATGGAAATCGGAATTGGCATTCATGGTGAAAAAGGACTTAAACGTATACCAGTTGAACCAATTCAGAGTATCACTGATCAACTCGTCGAACGTCTTGTTGAAGAGGTTCAAGATGAAGAAGTCATTGTGATGGTGAATGGAATGGGGGCAACACCACTCTCAGAATTGAATATTGCTACGAAATATGTGGCTCAATCACTTCAATCGCAAGGAAAAACTGTTCAATCTTGGTTTGTTGGAGACTATATGACATCTCTAGATATGCAAGGTTTTTCCATTACGTTAGTTCCGTATCAAGAAGAAATTAGTAAAGCATTGAATGCACCGACAGCGAGTCAATATTTTGCAAATTAG
- a CDS encoding response regulator transcription factor LytR, with amino-acid sequence MRVLIVDDEPLARNELMYLLNRIGGFEVLDEAENVSETLEALLLHEYDVIFLDINLMDENGIELGRKIQKMKAPPAIIFATAHDQYAVQAFELNATDYVLKPFEEDRIKQAVQKVRLQQKEPSETQVVHTQSTEQALPIEIEDRIHMLNQSDIIGFSVNQGVTTIFTIQGEFEVAEPLSAYEKKLNPHYFLRIHRAHIINKQHIQAVEHWFNYTFMVTLTNDIKMQVSRSYMKGFKVAIGLS; translated from the coding sequence ATGCGAGTCTTAATTGTTGATGATGAACCTTTAGCACGTAATGAACTCATGTATTTACTCAATCGCATTGGCGGTTTTGAAGTTTTGGATGAAGCTGAAAATGTCTCTGAAACTTTAGAGGCATTACTCTTACATGAATATGATGTTATTTTCTTAGATATTAACTTAATGGACGAAAATGGCATTGAACTAGGGCGGAAAATTCAAAAAATGAAGGCCCCCCCAGCAATTATATTTGCGACAGCTCATGATCAATATGCGGTTCAAGCCTTTGAATTGAATGCGACAGATTATGTACTCAAACCATTTGAGGAAGATAGGATTAAACAAGCCGTCCAAAAAGTACGTCTACAACAAAAAGAACCCTCAGAAACGCAGGTCGTACATACACAATCGACAGAGCAAGCGTTGCCAATTGAAATAGAGGATCGTATTCATATGTTGAATCAATCAGATATTATTGGTTTTAGTGTAAACCAAGGCGTCACGACTATATTTACGATACAAGGTGAATTTGAAGTGGCTGAACCCCTTAGTGCGTACGAAAAGAAATTGAACCCGCATTATTTTTTACGAATACATCGCGCACATATTATTAATAAACAACATATTCAAGCGGTGGAACATTGGTTTAATTATACATTTATGGTGACGTTAACGAATGATATTAAAATGCAGGTGAGTCGCTCATATATGAAAGGATTCAAAGTAGCGATTGGTTTATCGTAA
- a CDS encoding zinc ribbon domain-containing protein YjdM, whose amino-acid sequence MTATLPNCPQCESEYTYEDGTSYVCPMCGHEWTQASIDEATEAAIVRDANGNELKDGDTVTVIRDLKVKGSSSAIKQGTKVKNIKIVEPEDGHDIDCKIPGFGQIGLKSELVKKI is encoded by the coding sequence ATGACAGCAACATTACCCAACTGTCCACAATGTGAATCAGAATACACTTACGAAGATGGCACGTCCTACGTATGCCCTATGTGTGGACACGAATGGACACAAGCTTCAATCGATGAAGCCACTGAAGCCGCCATTGTACGCGATGCAAATGGCAACGAACTTAAAGACGGCGATACAGTCACAGTCATCCGAGACTTAAAAGTCAAAGGCTCATCAAGTGCCATCAAGCAAGGCACAAAAGTCAAAAACATTAAAATCGTCGAACCCGAAGACGGACACGACATCGACTGTAAAATCCCAGGCTTCGGACAAATCGGCCTGAAATCAGAACTCGTCAAAAAAATATAA
- the dhaM gene encoding dihydroxyacetone kinase phosphoryl donor subunit DhaM, with amino-acid sequence MTTIVIVSHSEAIATGTKSLLNQMAQGVDVIAVGGNQGEIGTSFDEVSEVINQLEEDALCFFDIGSSEMNLDMAIEMYSGQQRIEKVTAPIVEGSFVASVALSTGKSFDEAIEAVYEAYAR; translated from the coding sequence ATGACAACGATTGTGATTGTAAGTCATAGTGAAGCCATTGCCACAGGGACTAAATCTTTACTCAATCAAATGGCACAAGGTGTTGATGTGATTGCTGTAGGTGGTAACCAAGGCGAAATCGGGACATCATTTGATGAAGTTTCAGAAGTGATCAATCAACTTGAAGAGGATGCATTATGTTTTTTCGATATTGGTTCATCTGAAATGAATCTCGATATGGCGATTGAAATGTATTCAGGTCAACAGCGCATTGAAAAAGTGACGGCACCTATCGTTGAGGGAAGCTTTGTTGCAAGCGTTGCACTTTCAACAGGGAAAAGTTTTGACGAAGCGATTGAAGCGGTTTATGAAGCATATGCAAGATAA
- the dhaL gene encoding dihydroxyacetone kinase subunit DhaL → MDKTTLKQRLLQLKETFQDQEETLTELDRAIGDGDHGVNMRRGFEALEEKIDDNSVASILKSTGMTLMSNIGGASGPLYGFSFVKMAQVAQEDEINHDQLAQLLAAFSEAVAQRGKVELNEKTMYDVIERARQAVENHESVTLEVLQNFANETKDMVATKGRAAYFKEDSKGHIDPGAQSSVYILNALIGED, encoded by the coding sequence ATGGATAAAACAACACTTAAACAGCGCTTACTACAACTCAAAGAGACATTTCAAGATCAAGAAGAGACATTAACAGAACTTGATCGTGCTATTGGAGATGGTGATCATGGTGTAAATATGCGCCGTGGTTTTGAAGCATTAGAAGAGAAAATCGATGACAATTCGGTTGCGAGTATTTTGAAATCTACGGGTATGACACTTATGTCAAATATTGGTGGTGCGTCAGGTCCGTTGTATGGGTTTAGTTTTGTCAAAATGGCGCAGGTCGCACAAGAAGATGAAATTAATCATGACCAATTAGCCCAATTATTAGCGGCTTTTTCAGAAGCAGTAGCACAGCGTGGTAAAGTAGAACTCAATGAAAAAACGATGTATGACGTTATTGAAAGGGCACGCCAAGCCGTCGAAAATCATGAGTCAGTCACGTTAGAAGTGTTGCAAAATTTTGCGAATGAGACAAAAGATATGGTTGCTACAAAAGGGCGTGCAGCTTATTTTAAAGAAGATTCCAAAGGCCATATCGATCCAGGTGCACAAAGTAGTGTCTATATTTTAAATGCATTGATTGGAGAGGATTAA
- the deoC gene encoding deoxyribose-phosphate aldolase codes for MNYEKYIDHTLLKPETTRDQIDRIIEEAKTYHFKSVCVNPTHVEYAAQQLEGSDVLVCTVIGFPLGASTTETKAFETRDAIAKGADEIDMVINIGELKDGRDDDVQRDIAAVVEAAQGHTVKVIIETVLLTDEEKVKASELSKAAGAHFVKTSTGFAGGGATPEDVKLMKDTVGDALEVKASGGVRNLDDFKAMLDAGATRVGASAGVQIMQGLEADTDY; via the coding sequence ATGAATTATGAAAAATATATAGATCATACACTTTTAAAACCAGAAACAACGCGTGATCAAATCGATCGTATTATCGAAGAAGCGAAAACATATCACTTTAAATCAGTGTGTGTCAACCCTACTCATGTTGAATATGCTGCCCAACAATTAGAAGGGTCTGACGTTTTAGTATGTACGGTCATTGGCTTCCCACTTGGAGCGTCAACAACTGAAACGAAAGCATTCGAAACACGTGACGCAATCGCAAAAGGTGCAGATGAGATTGATATGGTGATCAACATCGGCGAATTAAAAGACGGGCGTGATGACGATGTGCAACGTGATATCGCAGCTGTTGTAGAAGCGGCGCAAGGTCACACAGTCAAAGTCATTATCGAAACAGTTTTATTAACAGATGAGGAGAAAGTGAAAGCGTCAGAACTTTCAAAAGCAGCAGGGGCGCACTTTGTGAAAACATCTACAGGCTTCGCTGGTGGTGGCGCAACACCTGAAGATGTGAAGCTCATGAAAGATACTGTAGGGGATGCATTAGAAGTGAAAGCATCAGGTGGCGTTCGAAACTTAGATGACTTTAAAGCAATGCTCGATGCAGGTGCTACGCGTGTAGGCGCAAGTGCAGGTGTACAGATTATGCAAGGATTAGAAGCAGACACAGACTATTAA
- the deoB gene encoding phosphopentomutase: MARPFQRIHIIVMDSVGIGEAPDAKDFNDEGSHTLKHTLEGFNQTLPALERLGLGNIDDLPVVKRVEDPQAYYTKLSEASVGKDTMTGHWEIMGLNIHKPFKVYPNGFPDELIEQIESVTGRKVVANRPASGTQIIDEWGEHQMKTGDLIVYTSADPVLQIAAHEDIIPLEELYDICEKVREMTKDPKYLIGRIIARPYVGEPGNFTRTSNRHDYALKPFGKTVMNTLKDEGYDVIAIGKINDIFDGEGVTQAVRTKNNMDGMDQLMKVVEQDFTGMSFLNLVDFDALYGHRRDKPGYAQAIKDFDERLPDLLEALHEDDLLIITADHGNDPTAEGTDHTREYIPVLMYSPKFNGGQALEGDTTFSSIGATIADNFGVTLPDYGRSYLKALK; encoded by the coding sequence ATGGCAAGACCATTTCAACGTATTCATATCATCGTAATGGACTCAGTCGGCATCGGTGAAGCACCAGATGCCAAAGACTTTAACGACGAAGGTTCACATACGCTCAAACATACATTAGAAGGCTTCAATCAAACGTTACCCGCGTTAGAACGTTTAGGCTTAGGTAATATTGATGATCTACCAGTGGTCAAGCGTGTTGAAGACCCACAAGCGTACTATACAAAACTGAGCGAAGCGTCAGTAGGTAAAGATACGATGACAGGACATTGGGAAATAATGGGACTGAATATTCACAAGCCATTCAAAGTTTATCCGAATGGCTTCCCAGATGAACTTATCGAACAAATTGAATCGGTGACAGGACGCAAAGTAGTCGCTAACCGTCCAGCATCAGGCACACAAATTATCGATGAGTGGGGCGAGCATCAGATGAAAACAGGCGATTTGATCGTCTATACATCGGCGGATCCAGTTTTACAAATTGCAGCACATGAAGATATTATTCCACTCGAAGAACTGTATGATATTTGTGAAAAAGTACGTGAGATGACAAAAGATCCGAAATATTTGATCGGTCGGATTATTGCACGACCATACGTCGGGGAGCCTGGCAATTTTACCCGCACAAGCAACCGTCATGACTATGCGCTAAAGCCATTCGGCAAAACAGTGATGAACACATTAAAAGATGAAGGCTACGATGTGATTGCGATCGGTAAAATTAATGACATCTTTGATGGAGAAGGCGTGACACAAGCGGTTCGTACGAAAAATAATATGGACGGCATGGATCAACTCATGAAAGTCGTTGAGCAAGACTTTACAGGGATGAGCTTTTTAAATCTCGTTGACTTCGATGCGTTGTATGGACATCGTCGTGACAAACCAGGCTATGCGCAAGCCATTAAAGACTTTGATGAGCGCTTACCGGACTTGCTTGAAGCATTGCATGAAGATGACTTACTCATCATTACAGCTGATCACGGTAACGATCCAACAGCAGAAGGAACAGATCATACACGTGAGTATATTCCAGTCTTAATGTACAGCCCAAAATTCAACGGAGGTCAAGCGCTTGAAGGTGATACGACCTTTAGTTCGATCGGTGCGACCATTGCGGACAACTTCGGCGTAACATTACCTGACTATGGCCGCAGTTATTTAAAAGCATTAAAATAA
- the lrgA gene encoding antiholin-like murein hydrolase modulator LrgA, which translates to MREEKGKAYSFLHQVLVMALILFVSKIIESFMPIPMPASVIGLVLLFILLCTGIVKLGQVESVGTALTNNIGFLFVPAGVSVVNSLGVLGQSPFLIIALIIVSTLLLLVCTGFASQIILKVTSKPAETSRKSKKVKGAHSHG; encoded by the coding sequence ATGAGAGAGGAAAAAGGGAAAGCGTATAGTTTTTTACATCAAGTTTTAGTGATGGCATTGATATTATTTGTTTCAAAAATAATTGAGTCATTTATGCCAATACCGATGCCTGCTTCAGTGATAGGTCTTGTATTATTATTTATCTTATTATGCACAGGAATCGTCAAACTAGGACAAGTAGAGTCAGTTGGGACAGCACTAACGAATAATATCGGTTTCTTATTCGTTCCAGCAGGCGTATCAGTCGTCAACTCATTAGGCGTTTTGGGTCAAAGCCCATTTTTAATTATCGCTTTAATCATCGTTTCAACATTATTGTTACTCGTGTGTACAGGATTTGCATCACAAATCATTTTGAAAGTTACATCAAAGCCTGCCGAAACATCGCGTAAATCGAAAAAAGTGAAGGGAGCGCACTCACATGGTTAA
- the lrgB gene encoding antiholin-like protein LrgB, which produces MVNHLALDTPYFGILLSVIPFLIATYLFKKTNGFFLFAPLFVAMVVGVAFLYFTGIPYEKYKVGGDVINFFLEPATIAFAIPLYKKRDVLVKHWHRIIGGIGLGTVGALVAIFFIAKALQFGDQIIASMLPQAATTAIALPVSEGINGIKELTSLAVILNAVIIYALGNKLLKFFHIENPIARGLALGTSGHTLGAAAAKELGQTEESMASIAIVLVGVVVVVVVPILTSIFF; this is translated from the coding sequence ATGGTTAATCATCTTGCGTTAGATACACCTTATTTTGGGATATTGCTATCGGTTATTCCATTTTTAATTGCAACATATCTATTTAAAAAAACAAACGGATTTTTCTTATTTGCACCATTGTTTGTAGCTATGGTTGTCGGTGTTGCATTCCTTTACTTTACTGGTATACCATACGAAAAGTATAAAGTAGGTGGCGATGTCATTAACTTCTTCTTAGAGCCAGCCACAATAGCCTTTGCGATTCCACTATACAAAAAGCGTGATGTACTTGTTAAACATTGGCATCGTATTATTGGAGGCATTGGCTTAGGAACAGTGGGGGCACTGGTCGCAATTTTCTTCATTGCAAAGGCGCTACAATTTGGGGATCAAATTATCGCATCAATGTTACCACAAGCAGCAACAACTGCAATTGCATTACCGGTATCAGAAGGGATTAATGGTATTAAAGAGCTTACATCTTTAGCTGTTATTTTAAATGCGGTAATCATTTATGCACTAGGAAATAAACTATTGAAATTTTTCCATATTGAAAATCCAATCGCAAGAGGCCTTGCGTTAGGCACAAGTGGTCATACTTTAGGAGCTGCTGCAGCAAAAGAACTTGGACAAACTGAAGAATCAATGGCAAGTATTGCGATTGTACTTGTGGGTGTCGTTGTTGTAGTCGTTGTTCCAATCTTAACATCAATATTCTTCTAA
- a CDS encoding sensor histidine kinase yields MFNLMILLLERVGLIIILAYLLMNLRYFKKTMNNRDSWRSKWQLCIVFSLFAIMSNFTGIVIHNGDILSSQIYFQLEDDVSLANTRVLTIGVAGLVGGPFVGAIVGIVSGVFRFYMGGAEAYTYLVSSLFIGLIAGYFGQHTRRIQERYPSIGMSALIGALMEILQMICIYLLAQDKTHAIDLLQLIALPMIIVNSTGTAIFMSIIISTLKHEERMRAVQTHDVLQITNQTLPYFKEGLNQHSAQHVAMIIKDLMKVSAVAITSGRDILAHVGAGSDHHVPQKEIVTHLSKEVMHTGELKEVHTKEEIGCPHEDCPLHAAIVIPLKTHGVVIGTLKMYFTDPNDLTFVERQLAEGLAKIFCSQIELGEAEMQGKLLKDAEIKSLQAQVNPHFFFNAINTISALVRIDSEKARELLLELSHFFRSNLQGSRQNKITLDKELGQVSAYLSLEQARFPGRFNIQFDVPESYMDVLVPPFLIQILVENALKHAFHNRKKDNQIIVSARLESEGLMISVQDNGQGIPQDKLTILGKKAVKSESGTGSALENLNLRLKGLFGKASMLHFESNQTGTTVWCQLPYEREEV; encoded by the coding sequence ATGTTTAACTTAATGATTCTATTACTTGAGCGTGTCGGTTTAATTATTATTCTGGCTTATCTTTTAATGAATTTACGCTATTTCAAAAAGACAATGAACAACCGAGACAGTTGGCGTTCAAAATGGCAGCTCTGTATCGTGTTTAGTTTGTTTGCGATTATGTCTAATTTTACGGGGATTGTGATTCATAATGGAGACATCTTATCAAGTCAAATTTATTTTCAACTTGAGGATGATGTATCACTCGCAAATACACGTGTACTTACAATTGGTGTAGCTGGTTTAGTTGGAGGTCCATTTGTAGGGGCTATTGTTGGGATTGTTTCTGGCGTATTTCGGTTTTATATGGGCGGTGCAGAAGCGTATACATATTTAGTTTCATCACTCTTTATTGGTTTGATTGCAGGTTACTTTGGTCAGCATACGCGTCGCATTCAAGAGCGATATCCTTCAATTGGAATGAGCGCATTAATTGGTGCATTGATGGAGATTTTACAGATGATTTGCATCTACCTATTAGCCCAAGATAAAACCCATGCCATTGATTTATTGCAATTAATCGCACTGCCGATGATTATTGTCAATAGTACAGGGACGGCTATTTTTATGTCAATTATCATTTCAACACTCAAGCATGAAGAACGTATGCGTGCTGTTCAGACACATGACGTATTACAGATTACCAACCAAACATTGCCATACTTTAAAGAAGGGTTAAACCAACACTCCGCGCAACATGTGGCGATGATTATTAAAGACTTAATGAAAGTGTCAGCAGTTGCTATTACGAGTGGGCGTGATATTTTAGCGCATGTCGGTGCAGGAAGTGATCATCACGTCCCGCAAAAGGAAATTGTGACACACTTATCTAAAGAGGTCATGCATACAGGCGAACTCAAAGAAGTGCACACTAAAGAAGAAATAGGATGTCCTCACGAAGATTGTCCTTTACATGCAGCTATTGTGATTCCACTAAAGACACATGGCGTTGTCATCGGCACATTGAAAATGTATTTCACAGATCCAAACGATTTGACCTTTGTTGAGCGCCAACTTGCAGAAGGATTAGCAAAAATCTTTTGTAGTCAAATTGAACTAGGTGAAGCTGAAATGCAAGGTAAATTATTAAAAGATGCAGAAATTAAATCCCTACAAGCGCAAGTGAATCCACACTTTTTCTTTAATGCGATTAATACGATTTCAGCACTAGTTAGAATTGACAGTGAAAAAGCACGAGAATTATTATTAGAGCTTAGTCATTTTTTCAGATCCAACTTACAAGGGTCTCGTCAAAATAAAATCACACTTGATAAAGAGTTAGGTCAAGTGTCTGCATACTTATCTTTAGAGCAAGCACGATTTCCGGGGCGCTTCAATATTCAATTTGATGTTCCAGAGTCTTATATGGATGTATTAGTCCCGCCATTTTTGATTCAAATTCTTGTTGAAAATGCGTTGAAGCATGCATTTCACAATCGAAAAAAAGACAATCAAATTATTGTTTCAGCTCGGTTAGAAAGTGAGGGACTAATGATTTCGGTACAAGATAATGGTCAAGGTATTCCTCAAGATAAGCTCACCATCCTTGGGAAAAAAGCAGTGAAGTCGGAGTCTGGGACAGGTAGTGCGCTTGAAAATTTAAATTTACGGTTGAAAGGATTATTCGGAAAAGCGTCGATGCTCCATTTTGAATCCAATCAAACTGGTACAACAGTATGGTGTCAATTACCATATGAAAGAGAAGAGGTGTAA
- a CDS encoding YbaN family protein, whose amino-acid sequence MKPLLITIGILFSGLGFLGVILPLLPTTPFLLVAVICFSKSSDRFHDWLVQTKMYRTYVESFRKYRGYSMPEKIKLLVSLVIVVGFSIIMISNTYIRIGLSVMLIMQTIILFTVVKTLPRSYRETNILNKE is encoded by the coding sequence ATGAAGCCATTGTTGATTACGATAGGCATATTGTTTTCGGGATTGGGTTTTTTAGGTGTGATACTTCCATTACTTCCAACTACGCCATTTTTATTAGTAGCAGTCATTTGTTTTTCGAAAAGTTCGGATCGCTTTCATGACTGGCTAGTCCAAACGAAAATGTATCGTACGTATGTTGAAAGTTTCCGTAAATATCGAGGGTATAGTATGCCAGAAAAAATCAAACTTTTAGTGAGTTTGGTTATTGTTGTCGGTTTTTCCATTATAATGATTTCGAATACATATATACGTATAGGCCTCTCAGTCATGTTAATTATGCAAACGATTATTTTGTTTACAGTGGTCAAAACGTTGCCGAGATCTTATCGAGAAACCAATATTTTAAACAAGGAGTGA
- a CDS encoding antibiotic biosynthesis monooxygenase — MFMAENKLTLTKGAAEETMQRFDKRQGIETVDGFLDMYVTKTENLKEYDEVKILTIWRSEDDFKTWLQSDVFKEAHQNVRQHNEDQKSPILDNKISKYTIGYHYGKAHA, encoded by the coding sequence ATGTTTATGGCAGAAAATAAGCTCACTTTGACTAAAGGGGCTGCAGAAGAGACAATGCAACGCTTCGATAAGCGACAAGGTATCGAAACGGTTGACGGATTTTTAGACATGTATGTTACCAAAACTGAAAATCTTAAGGAATATGATGAGGTTAAAATTTTAACAATTTGGCGCTCAGAAGATGACTTTAAAACATGGTTACAATCAGATGTATTCAAAGAGGCGCACCAAAATGTACGCCAACATAATGAAGATCAAAAGAGTCCTATACTCGATAACAAAATTTCAAAATATACAATTGGATACCATTATGGGAAGGCGCACGCTTAA